The following proteins are co-located in the Paenibacillus sp. FSL H8-0079 genome:
- the prli42 gene encoding stressosome-associated protein Prli42, producing MQKKKWFKIIIYLMLIAMIGSTLFIALEPLLFG from the coding sequence ATGCAAAAAAAGAAATGGTTCAAAATCATCATCTATCTCATGCTGATCGCCATGATCGGGTCCACCCTTTTCATAGCTCTCGAACCGTTACTGTTCGGATAG